The Pantoea phytobeneficialis genome has a segment encoding these proteins:
- a CDS encoding YdgA family protein has protein sequence MKKTKVAVGVIVALGVIWTGAAWFTGKQLESHIDQMVQNANTQINAYAPNSRLTLSYQDYQRGLFSSKAKLVLQASSQTEDNPLLKPGQSIVLDTVIDHGPFPFSQLKHGVLIPSMASVHSELENTEAVKKLFELTNGKSLVNADTRIGYSGATDTALTLLPADYQDVNNGVRLATNGGTLNVSADQQGNNVGVQGDFSSIAFASKNEVNQPVLFTLNGLKVSGDTHLSPEGVRVGDQQITLDKLTASVNGQEGLTLEKMNGTSSFDNKDGKIGGQIDYQVGNISLQKQPFGEAKVTMKLAQFDAQAVKAFSDTYNTQIQNLLNQPGLMDDPIRYQEGVHTILMNNLPTLLKGSPTLSIAPLSWKNDKGESTFNLNVGFNDPASVTGEAQTLGAAVDRVLKTLDGKLVINMPMATEVMRHVGLAEGYQSDDAQKMADQQVKGLAAMGQMFRLTQQQDDNITTSLQYANGQVTMNGDKLSLEQFLSRYMLGSQTSEGMPE, from the coding sequence ATGAAAAAGACCAAGGTTGCCGTAGGTGTGATTGTAGCCCTCGGGGTAATCTGGACCGGCGCCGCCTGGTTCACCGGCAAGCAACTGGAAAGCCATATTGATCAGATGGTGCAAAACGCCAATACGCAAATCAATGCGTATGCGCCCAACAGCCGCCTGACGCTCAGCTATCAGGATTACCAGCGCGGCCTGTTTAGCAGCAAGGCCAAACTGGTGCTGCAAGCCAGCTCGCAAACCGAAGACAACCCGCTGCTGAAGCCGGGTCAGAGCATTGTGCTGGACACCGTCATCGATCACGGCCCCTTCCCTTTTTCTCAGCTGAAGCACGGCGTGCTGATCCCCAGCATGGCCTCGGTACATAGCGAGCTGGAAAACACCGAAGCGGTGAAGAAATTGTTTGAGTTGACCAACGGCAAATCGCTGGTCAACGCCGATACCCGCATTGGCTACAGCGGCGCGACCGATACCGCGCTGACCCTGCTGCCAGCCGACTATCAGGATGTGAACAACGGTGTGCGCCTGGCGACCAACGGCGGCACCCTGAACGTCAGCGCCGATCAGCAAGGCAACAACGTGGGTGTACAGGGAGATTTCTCCAGCATTGCGTTTGCCAGCAAGAATGAAGTCAACCAGCCGGTGCTGTTTACGCTCAACGGTCTGAAGGTGAGCGGTGATACCCATCTCAGTCCGGAAGGGGTGCGCGTCGGCGATCAACAGATCACCCTGGACAAGCTGACCGCCAGCGTCAACGGCCAGGAAGGTCTGACGCTGGAAAAAATGAACGGCACCTCATCATTCGATAACAAAGACGGCAAAATTGGCGGCCAGATTGATTACCAGGTCGGTAATATCAGCCTGCAAAAACAGCCGTTTGGTGAGGCGAAAGTCACGATGAAACTGGCGCAGTTTGATGCCCAGGCAGTCAAAGCCTTCTCCGATACCTACAACACGCAAATTCAAAACCTGCTGAACCAGCCGGGCCTGATGGATGATCCCATCCGCTATCAGGAGGGTGTGCATACCATTCTGATGAACAACCTGCCAACCCTGTTGAAAGGTTCACCAACGCTCAGCATTGCGCCGCTCAGTTGGAAAAACGACAAAGGCGAAAGTACCTTTAACCTGAATGTCGGTTTCAACGATCCGGCGAGTGTGACCGGTGAAGCGCAAACTCTGGGAGCCGCAGTCGATCGCGTGCTGAAAACCCTTGATGGCAAGCTGGTGATCAATATGCCGATGGCGACCGAAGTGATGCGTCATGTCGGTCTGGCGGAAGGTTATCAAAGCGATGATGCGCAAAAGATGGCCGATCAGCAGGTAAAAGGTCTGGCGGCGATGGGACAGATGTTCCGCCTGACGCAGCAGCAGGATGACAACATCACCACCAGCCTGCAATACGCCAACGGTCAGGTGACCATGAATGGTGACAAGCTGTCGCTGGAGCAGTTCCTGTCGCGTTATATGCTGGGTAGCCAAACCAGCGAAGGTATGCCGGAGTAA
- a CDS encoding MFS transporter — protein MEHYAKPGVPAIITLGLVQILSWGGSFYLMAVMANPIVAETGWSQQWVYGALSLGILVSGLLAPLSGRLIARARGRALLAGSGAVMAIGLVVMGLSHSLLLFLFAWVIIGIGMAMGLYDALFATLGTLYGGQARGAITGITLISGFCTTLVWPGTALLIHWLEWRGACFAIALLLCVAVLPAYFYALPPPTAKKKETTPVRAATTGDLAPGLFWLLCSIFTLASVIMTAISVQLITLLQASGHSLTAALAISAILGPCQVGSRIVDIAFKRGHPIWTTFFSVGLVAVGLLLLACFPQFALLSMVLYGAGNGLRAIVRGTLPLVMVKPEAYAVVVGRMARPALIGQALTPLLGGYVFQQLGANATLWMLCLLALINVLLVMVLKQKLPQPNPQSERGVIN, from the coding sequence GTGGAGCATTACGCAAAGCCCGGCGTTCCCGCCATTATCACTCTCGGGCTGGTTCAGATCCTCTCCTGGGGTGGTTCATTTTACCTGATGGCGGTAATGGCCAATCCCATCGTCGCAGAAACTGGCTGGTCGCAGCAGTGGGTTTACGGTGCGTTATCGCTCGGCATTCTGGTTTCAGGATTACTGGCCCCGCTGAGCGGCAGGCTTATCGCGCGCGCGCGTGGGCGCGCATTGCTGGCCGGAAGCGGCGCAGTAATGGCGATTGGGCTGGTGGTGATGGGGTTGAGTCACAGTTTGCTGTTATTCCTGTTTGCCTGGGTCATTATCGGTATTGGCATGGCTATGGGGTTGTACGATGCCTTGTTTGCCACGCTCGGAACCCTGTATGGCGGGCAAGCGCGCGGGGCGATCACCGGCATCACACTGATTTCCGGTTTTTGCACCACGCTGGTGTGGCCGGGTACGGCGTTGCTCATTCACTGGCTGGAGTGGCGTGGCGCCTGTTTTGCCATTGCGCTGCTGTTATGCGTAGCGGTGCTCCCCGCGTATTTCTATGCTTTGCCGCCGCCGACGGCAAAGAAGAAAGAGACAACGCCCGTCAGGGCTGCCACGACTGGCGATTTGGCTCCCGGTCTGTTCTGGTTGCTATGCAGCATCTTCACGCTGGCTTCGGTGATTATGACCGCCATCTCGGTGCAGTTGATCACGCTGTTGCAGGCCAGCGGCCATTCTCTGACGGCGGCACTGGCGATCAGCGCCATTCTTGGTCCCTGTCAGGTAGGTTCGCGTATCGTCGATATCGCGTTTAAACGAGGTCATCCTATCTGGACCACGTTTTTCTCGGTGGGTCTGGTTGCCGTGGGTTTGCTGTTGCTGGCCTGTTTTCCGCAGTTTGCGTTGCTGAGTATGGTGCTGTACGGTGCCGGAAATGGTTTGCGTGCCATTGTCCGGGGAACTTTACCGCTGGTGATGGTCAAACCAGAAGCCTATGCGGTAGTGGTGGGGCGCATGGCACGTCCGGCGCTGATTGGTCAGGCATTGACACCACTACTGGGCGGTTATGTTTTTCAACAGTTGGGGGCGAACGCCACGCTGTGGATGCTTTGCCTGTTGGCATTGATTAACGTGCTGTTGGTGATGGTGCTGAAGCAAAAATTGCCGCAGCCCAACCCGCAGTCAGAAAGGGGAGTGATAAACTAA
- the manA gene encoding mannose-6-phosphate isomerase: MQKLNNSLQNYAWGSTTALTELYGIANPQGLPMAELWMGAHPKSPSTVEINGETRSLRDVIEGDKTAMLGDAVAQRFGELPFLFKVLCADQALSIQVHPSKSAAEVGFARENAAGIPLSAAERNYKDANHKPELVYALTPFQAMNGFRELHEIVSLFEPVAGAHPQIAHFLEHADEANLVTLFTTLLSLTEEAKSRALGVLKAALNAHEGEPWQTMKSIATDYPDDNGLFSPLLLNVITLQPGEAMFLFAETPHAYLKGVALEVMANSDNVLRAGLTPKFIDIPELLANLKFHAKPAATLLTQPQQQGDTLNFPIPVDDFAFAIHTLHDQPQALAQQSAALLFCIEGQAVIEKSGQQLVLQPGESCFIAASESPVTAAGHGRLARVFNTLP, from the coding sequence ATGCAAAAATTGAACAATTCGCTGCAAAATTACGCATGGGGCAGCACAACCGCACTGACCGAACTGTATGGCATCGCTAACCCGCAAGGATTACCGATGGCTGAACTCTGGATGGGAGCACATCCCAAAAGCCCTTCCACCGTCGAGATCAATGGAGAGACGCGGTCACTGCGTGATGTGATTGAGGGTGATAAAACCGCCATGCTGGGTGACGCTGTCGCGCAACGTTTTGGTGAGCTGCCGTTTCTGTTTAAAGTGCTGTGTGCCGATCAGGCGCTATCGATCCAGGTCCATCCAAGCAAAAGCGCCGCTGAAGTAGGCTTCGCGCGCGAGAATGCGGCCGGGATCCCTCTGAGCGCTGCCGAGCGCAACTACAAGGATGCTAACCACAAGCCGGAGCTGGTATACGCGCTGACCCCTTTTCAGGCGATGAATGGCTTTCGTGAGCTGCATGAAATTGTTTCGCTGTTCGAGCCGGTTGCGGGCGCACATCCGCAGATCGCCCACTTCCTTGAGCATGCCGATGAAGCCAATCTGGTCACCCTGTTTACCACCCTGCTGTCGCTGACCGAAGAGGCGAAATCACGGGCGCTCGGCGTGTTAAAAGCAGCGTTGAACGCCCACGAAGGCGAACCCTGGCAGACAATGAAAAGCATTGCGACAGATTATCCCGACGACAACGGCCTGTTCTCACCGTTGCTGTTGAACGTCATTACCCTGCAACCGGGTGAAGCGATGTTTTTGTTTGCGGAAACCCCGCATGCCTATCTGAAGGGGGTGGCGCTGGAGGTGATGGCCAACTCGGATAATGTGCTGCGCGCCGGTCTGACGCCGAAGTTTATTGATATCCCGGAACTGCTGGCGAACCTGAAATTCCACGCCAAACCCGCCGCGACTTTGCTGACACAACCACAGCAACAGGGCGACACGCTGAACTTCCCGATTCCAGTGGACGATTTTGCCTTCGCCATTCACACCCTGCATGACCAACCACAAGCGTTGGCACAACAAAGCGCCGCGTTGTTGTTCTGCATTGAAGGCCAGGCGGTGATCGAGAAATCAGGTCAGCAGCTGGTGCTGCAACCGGGTGAGTCCTGCTTTATTGCCGCCAGCGAGTCACCGGTGACGGCCGCAGGTCATGGTCGCCTGGCACGCGTCTTCAATACCCTCCCATAA
- the fumC gene encoding class II fumarate hydratase encodes MAAHRIEKDSMGPIEVPADKLWGAQTQRSLEHFRISTEKMPVALVHALALTKRAAAQVNRDLGLLPAERADAIMKAADEVLADKHSDEFPLAIWQTGSGTQTNMNMNEVLANRASEILGGERGMARLVHPNDDVNKSQSSNDVFPTAMHVAAVIAVREQLVPQLQVLKKTLNDKAEAFKDIVKIGRTHLQDATPLTLGQEISGWVAMLEHNLKHIEHSIPHLAELALGGTAVGTGLNTHPEYAVRVAKALAELTNQPFVTAPNKFEALATVDALVHAHGALKGLAASLMKIANDVRWLASGPRCGIGELSIPENEPGSSIMPGKVNPTQCEALTMLSCQVLGNDVAVNVGGASGNFELNVFRPMVIHNFLQSIRLLADGMDSFNHHCAVGIEPNRDRIEQLLNESLMLVTALNTHIGYDKAAEIAKKAHKEGLTLKGSALKLGYLTEEQFDAWVRPEEMVGSMKA; translated from the coding sequence ATGGCAGCCCATCGCATTGAAAAAGACTCAATGGGACCGATTGAAGTACCGGCAGATAAGTTGTGGGGCGCGCAAACGCAGCGTTCACTGGAACATTTCCGTATCTCGACAGAAAAAATGCCGGTTGCGTTGGTGCATGCGTTGGCGCTGACTAAACGTGCGGCGGCCCAGGTGAACCGCGATCTTGGTCTGTTACCGGCCGAACGTGCTGATGCGATTATGAAAGCGGCTGACGAAGTGCTGGCCGATAAGCACAGCGATGAGTTCCCGCTGGCAATCTGGCAGACCGGTTCCGGCACGCAGACCAACATGAACATGAATGAAGTGCTGGCAAACCGTGCCAGCGAGATTCTGGGTGGTGAGCGCGGCATGGCGCGTCTGGTCCATCCGAATGATGACGTGAATAAAAGCCAAAGCTCCAACGATGTGTTCCCTACCGCGATGCACGTTGCGGCGGTGATCGCCGTACGCGAACAATTGGTTCCGCAATTGCAGGTGCTGAAAAAAACGCTGAACGACAAAGCTGAAGCGTTTAAAGACATCGTCAAAATTGGCCGTACCCACTTGCAGGATGCGACACCGCTCACCCTGGGCCAGGAGATCTCCGGCTGGGTGGCGATGCTCGAACATAACCTCAAACATATCGAACACAGCATCCCGCATCTGGCCGAACTGGCGTTGGGCGGCACAGCGGTAGGCACCGGTCTGAACACCCACCCGGAGTATGCGGTACGGGTAGCTAAAGCGCTGGCGGAATTGACCAATCAGCCGTTTGTAACGGCACCGAATAAATTCGAAGCGCTGGCAACGGTTGATGCGCTGGTGCATGCGCACGGCGCGCTGAAAGGTCTGGCGGCGTCATTGATGAAAATCGCCAACGATGTGCGCTGGCTGGCATCCGGTCCACGTTGCGGCATTGGCGAGCTCTCCATCCCGGAAAATGAGCCGGGTAGTTCGATCATGCCGGGCAAAGTGAACCCGACGCAGTGCGAAGCGCTGACGATGCTGAGCTGCCAGGTGCTGGGTAATGATGTGGCGGTCAACGTGGGGGGCGCATCCGGTAACTTCGAGCTGAACGTGTTCCGTCCGATGGTGATCCATAACTTCCTGCAATCGATTCGTCTGTTGGCTGATGGCATGGACAGTTTCAACCACCATTGTGCCGTCGGCATCGAACCGAACCGCGACCGTATCGAACAACTGCTGAACGAGTCGCTGATGTTGGTCACTGCGCTCAATACCCATATCGGCTATGACAAAGCGGCGGAAATCGCCAAAAAAGCCCATAAAGAAGGGCTTACCCTGAAAGGTTCGGCGCTGAAGCTGGGCTATCTGACCGAAGAACAATTCGATGCCTGGGTACGCCCGGAAGAGATGGTTGGCAGCATGAAGGCGTAA
- the tus gene encoding DNA replication terminus site-binding protein, translating into MARYDLIADLHACVNALEQHLGALRQQVEQQPLLIARVFGLPDIEKGHEHDEISRIKVTQHLGSAAREMALTHYCRLFMQHQSEKLSTKAAVRLPGAICIEADEHASDIITRQVAEINTLKQRLEQLITVESGLPSEARFEFVHQHLRGLITLNAYRNVTLLDSPDSLRFGWANKNIIKNVKRDEIIELLERSLKANRAQAPWTREQWAEKVQQELETVRDLPITARLKIKRPVKVQPVARVWRADEKKQTQLACPSPLLVLCRDRSQVPVLGELLDYDADNVAHRYKPQAEPLHLIIPRLHLWCDRLA; encoded by the coding sequence ATGGCTCGTTACGATTTGATCGCCGATCTGCATGCCTGCGTAAACGCGCTGGAGCAGCATCTGGGCGCATTGCGTCAACAAGTGGAGCAGCAACCTTTATTGATCGCGCGGGTTTTTGGTTTGCCGGATATCGAAAAAGGCCATGAACACGACGAGATATCTCGCATCAAAGTCACCCAGCATCTGGGGAGCGCCGCCCGTGAGATGGCCCTCACCCATTATTGTCGGCTGTTTATGCAGCACCAGTCAGAAAAACTCAGCACCAAAGCCGCGGTACGACTGCCCGGCGCAATCTGCATTGAAGCGGATGAGCACGCCAGCGACATCATTACCCGGCAGGTGGCGGAAATTAATACGCTGAAACAGCGGCTGGAGCAGTTGATCACCGTTGAGTCCGGCCTGCCCAGCGAAGCGCGCTTTGAGTTTGTTCACCAACATTTACGCGGGTTGATCACCCTGAATGCCTACCGCAATGTCACCCTGCTGGATTCCCCGGATAGCCTGCGTTTCGGTTGGGCGAATAAGAACATCATTAAAAACGTTAAACGCGATGAAATCATTGAGTTGCTGGAGCGCAGCCTGAAAGCCAATCGCGCTCAGGCCCCGTGGACCCGTGAGCAGTGGGCCGAGAAAGTGCAGCAGGAACTGGAAACGGTTCGCGATTTGCCGATCACGGCCCGCCTGAAAATCAAACGTCCGGTCAAAGTTCAACCGGTGGCCCGTGTCTGGCGTGCCGATGAAAAGAAGCAAACCCAACTGGCCTGCCCTTCTCCACTGCTGGTGCTATGCCGCGACCGCAGCCAGGTGCCGGTGCTGGGTGAGTTACTGGATTATGATGCTGACAATGTGGCGCATCGTTATAAGCCACAGGCTGAGCCCTTGCATCTGATTATTCCGCGCCTGCATCTGTGGTGCGATCGACTGGCCTGA
- a CDS encoding RrF2 family transcriptional regulator, whose translation MLDYRFPTALQMVLSVAMAEQLGKRSTSAILAYGLEANPSFIRKLMVPLTRDGIIVSTLGRTGSIHLGRPASEITLRDIYTSVIEDKKLWASRPDVAPRCLVSANLCWYFKSIADEAEQASLKVLEKRTVADALAELKKRDTSNCEPLPDFEIEDFCKKSR comes from the coding sequence ATGCTTGATTACCGCTTCCCGACAGCTTTGCAGATGGTTTTGAGCGTAGCGATGGCGGAGCAATTGGGTAAACGCTCGACCAGTGCCATTCTGGCTTATGGCCTGGAGGCGAACCCCAGTTTCATTCGGAAACTTATGGTTCCGCTCACACGCGATGGCATCATTGTCTCGACGCTTGGCCGTACCGGTTCGATACATCTGGGCCGTCCCGCCAGCGAGATCACCTTGCGCGATATCTATACCTCGGTGATTGAAGACAAAAAACTTTGGGCCTCGCGTCCGGATGTCGCGCCGCGTTGTCTGGTGAGCGCCAACCTGTGCTGGTACTTCAAATCGATTGCTGATGAAGCCGAACAAGCCTCCCTGAAGGTGCTGGAAAAACGCACCGTGGCGGATGCGCTGGCTGAACTGAAAAAACGTGACACCAGCAACTGCGAACCCCTGCCAGACTTCGAAATCGAAGACTTCTGCAAGAAATCCCGCTGA